From the Leptospira inadai serovar Lyme str. 10 genome, the window ATTCCCGTCTTTGGAACTAAAGTCGAGTTGGAAGAAAGGCTTAAAGCCTACATTAAATCGGGCGATATCGAACAAATTCGATCGCAAGGAAAACCGAAGATTTCGGCTTCGAAGCGAAGGCAGATAGATCCCCCGAAAAAAATCACCCTCAATTCTAAAATACTTTCGGACGGAATAAGGTTTGATGCCGCATTTCGGGAGTTTTGTCGCGTCTACTACGATGGCAAAAAATTCTCCTTCACGAAAGCGATGGCCGAAGCCGTGCGCGATGCGGAAAAAAGCGGAAATGAAAGTTTGACCGTTGCCGACCTACTGAAAGTTTATGAAAACCCTCCTTCATCCCCTCGCCCCGAAGATACGGTTCTACGATGGAATCGGTTCGTAAAAGACTTTCATGCAGATCCTAAAACGCATGCATTTAAGAAAAAGCTGAACATCGCCGCTTTCCTTTGGGGAAAAGTAAGAGACCGCCCGGGAAGCAAACGATATAATTCCGATCTTTTATCGGAATTTTTCACGGAAATTTCCAAAATAGAAAGATCTAAAAAGTAATCGGTCGCATGCTCCTTTTTCGCTCGCGAAACCGAGCGATTCGCTATATAATCAAAGGCTCGAACCGAATAACGGATTTATGCGCGCTATAGTTGGTATTTTAGTATTACTCTTATTTCTTTCAGGACTTCCTTTATACGTCAAAAGCAATGATGAGAAAGAAGCCTGCTTAAACTGGGAAA encodes:
- a CDS encoding SAP domain-containing protein, with the translated sequence MNRPPFAKIKSVKEFEEHYWYREELRRICADLGIPVFGTKVELEERLKAYIKSGDIEQIRSQGKPKISASKRRQIDPPKKITLNSKILSDGIRFDAAFREFCRVYYDGKKFSFTKAMAEAVRDAEKSGNESLTVADLLKVYENPPSSPRPEDTVLRWNRFVKDFHADPKTHAFKKKLNIAAFLWGKVRDRPGSKRYNSDLLSEFFTEISKIERSKK